A segment of the Agrobacterium tumefaciens genome:
CACAGCATCTCGCCCGTACCATTGAGTGCTTCAAGGCCGATAATGAGGCATACGCCGGTCATACCGGCGATGGTTCCAAACAGCTTGCGCCCGCTCACCAACTCATGCCGGACGACAAGAGCGGTGAGAAGAAAGGTGAAGATGGGTGTTGTCGCATTGAGAATAACGGCAAGACCGGCATCGATATGCTGCTCGGCCCAGGCGATCAACGTGAAAGGCAACACGCTGTTGATACAGGCCTGAACCAGAAAAAGCCGCCAGGTCGCCATGTCCGTCGGGAGGCGCAGACCACGCAATCGCATGATCGTCAGCAGCAAAAGGCCGGCAATCAGCGTGCGTGCGGCAATCAACGTCAAAGGCGGAATGGTTTCCACGCCAATTTTGATAAACGTATAGGAGGAAGCCCAAAGTGCTGACAAACACGCCAGCAGCAGGAGTTCTCGCGCGATATTGGTCTGTGTCGTCACGGATCGGTCTTTCATAGACGATGAGGTCAGGCCATCTCTAACGCAAAAAACACATCAAAGCTTCGGTCGCCACCGAAGCTTTGCCTGCAAAGAAAAAAAGCCCTACATGGTCATCACCATGCAGGGCCTCAGGCAAATATGGAACTGCTAAAGCGGGAGATCAGCGGCGTTCATCGACCGACAGGGCTCCAGCGCCAGCAAACACCAGATACAGGAAGATGAAGCAGAAAAGGATTGCACCATCGCCACCGTTGAGAGCCGGGAAGAAGCTCTTCGGTGCATGGGCCATGAAATAGGCAACAGCCATCTGGCCGGAGAGAATGAAGGCAACCGGCCGCGTGAAGAAACCAACCAGGATCAGCAGACCGCCGACCAGTTCGAGCAGAGCGGCAACAAGCAACATCGGCGGCAGCGAGCCTTCCATCTGCGATGCAGGAAAGCCGAACAGCTTTTGTGTACCGTGTTCGATGAAAAGCAGCGCAGCGATGATGCGCAGGGCTGCAAGCGCGTAAGGTCTATAGCGAGACAGGTTGTCGAAAGAGGCCATTTCCAGATGCTCCGTTGATTTGGTGCCGCGCTCGATACAGCGCCTGAAACCGGTTATGGATACACGTATCACACACCGGAAATCACGTTTTCGATATTGTAGCATCCCTTTATATATGGAAATGGGGGATTTTCTACAGTGAGTTGTTTTTTATACGGAAAACAGAGATTTCACACTTACATATCAACCGCTGGTCTAGCCGAAGACTGAGTCAGAAAATTCGAGAAATTTTCGGCCTGAATCACCGTTTCAGACGAAATCGAGCGGCACTCCTTCGAACGCCTTCACTTCCTTCAGTACGAAGGTGGTCTGCATTTCCTTGATTCCCGGCAGGCGTCGCACCACGGACATCGCAAAATCGGCGTAACTGTCCAGATCCGGCGCCACGACCTGCATCAGAAAATCCGCGTCGCCGGCAATGCTGTAACACGCCACAACTTGCGGAAGCGCTGCAACCTGGCGGGAGAATAGCTCGGCCTCCTCCTCATTGTGGCTGTCGATCTTGACCCGGATGAATGCAAGGACACCAAGGCCGACCTGTCTCCGGTCTATACGTGCGGAATACCCTTGTATGACGCCCGTTTCCTCCAGTTGGCGCACGCGCCGCCAGCAGGGTGAAGCGGAAAGTCCGACTTCGTCGGCCAAGGCCTGATTGGTAAGCCGGCCGTCATCCTGCAACGAAGACAGAATTCGAACATCGACCGGTTCAAGCTTCGAATTTGGCATAACCTACCCCACACTGAAACAACGGAGGCAGAATCTACCAAATTTAGGCATGGAAGACCAGAAAAAGGCAGGTTCTTCCACTCAAGCACGATTATCTTCCGAAACACATCAGGAAGGAAGAACACGGACATGACAGACGACTTTCGCATCGCCATCATCATCAACCCGGAGATGCCAGCAGGCTGGATTGCCAACACCGTTGGTGCCGTCGGCATCGGGCTTGGCGCCAGCACACCCGACCTTGCTGCAGACCGACTTACGGACGGCCAGGGACGGTCGATCGAGATCAGCTCAAACCGCCCGGTTCCTGTTCTTCAGGCAGATAGCCAGGCGATCGGAAAACTGTTGCTCAAGGCACTGGAAACAAAACCTGAAGGCTCTGCCATAGTGCCCTTCCCGGCCTTCGCACGTACGTTGCACGCCTATGCGGACTACAGAGAGACCTTTCCCGAAAGGGATCTGTCAGCAGAGGAGATCGACGGCCTCGGAATTACCGGGCCGGCGAAATGGGTCAAATCCCTGACGGGCGCACTGAAATTGCTAAGGTAGAAGCCTAGCTCAGGCCTGCAGGACGACGACGCGGGCGCCGACAGGAACACGCGAATAGAGATCGATGATGTCGTGGTTCAGCATGCGAATGCAACCGCTGGACATGGCATGACCGATGGACTGTGGCTGATTGGTGCCGTGCAACCGGAACATTGTATCGTTGTTACCACGATAAAGGTAAAGCGCACGCGCACCGAGCGGATTGTTCGGACCGCCAGGCATGCCACCGGCGAATTTCAGGTTGCGCGGATCGCGTCGCATCATATTTGCTGTTGGCGTCCAGGATGGCCATTCCGCCTTACGACCAACATAGGCATCGCCCTTCAGTGCCAGTCCCTGTCGGCCGACACCAACGCCATACCGCATCGCCCGGCCATCGCCCATGACGTAATACAGACGGCGCGCCGGCGTATCGACAACAACGGTACCTGCTGGATGCGTCGTATCATAGGACACTTCCTGGCGGCGAAGCTCCGGCTTCACCTTGTCGAGATGCATGGCAGGAAGCGGGAATTTCTCATCCGGCTTCGCCGCATAATTGAGCCTTTGATGCGATACGCCTGAGCTTGCACAACCGGCCAACAACAGCGGTAGTCCAAACAGAACACCACGACGCGAAATAGACATGTAACCCCCGCCAAGAATCTTTCGATTAACGAGGGGTATAATTTTATGGTTAACAAACCTCTAATCTACATAGGCAAGTGTTAACCGCCGGACCCCGAAGCAACAGGTTTGCGATTTGCAAGGTAGACGCCCGCGACCGCAAGTACGGTCCCGGCCATCATCGCCGTCGTCAATGTCTCGCCAAACAGAACAGCCGCTTCGATGGCAGCAAGCGGAGGCACAAGATAGATCAGTGATGCGGCGCGCGACACCTGTCCCTTGCGAATAAGATAGAGCAACAAGGCAACCGCGCCGATGGAAATTGCCCCGACCGACCATGCAAGCGTCGCCAGAAGCCCCGTGCTCCAGTCGATGTGGCCATCCTCGAGCAAGAACGTGAATGGCACAGTTATCAGCAAAGCGCCGACATATTGCAGGGTCGCCACCGCCATGATGTTTCCGCCATGGACATGTTTCTTCTGGTAAAGCGTCCCGTAGGTGACCGAAACCATGCCAAGGACATTGATGGCCACAGCATAAAACGGCACCGGCACCCCGGCGGCCCCGACCGCCATCATCTTTGGCAAAACTGCGATCGCTATCCCCACGAAACCGATGACCAGTCCGGCACGCTGCGCATTGGACAATCGCTCGCCGATCACAAAAGGAGCGGCAACGGCAGTCATCAGCGGCTGCAATCCGGCAATGATACCACCGATTGCCGCCGGAACGCCCTGGCCAATCGCCCACCAGATCATGCCAAGATAGATGCCGTGCAGGAAGACGCCAGACAAAATCGCACGACCGATGTCCCTCCATCCCCGTGGCCAACTCACGCTTGCCACTCGACAGATCAGCCACAGAAAAATACCCGCCAGAGCATAGCGAAGACAGAGGAACGTCAGTGGCCCGGTATAGTGGACGGCATATTTTGCCGTCACCCACCCGGTTGACCAGAGAAAGACGAAAATGGCCGGAGCCAGACGGTCAAGAGACATGGTGCGTTCCGAAAACCTTGCCGTAATGGCGGCTTGAACGCCGGTAACTCCGTTACAGGCGAAGGTCAAAAGTCTTTTCGTGATCACATCGTTCAGTTTTTCTGATGAAACACCGACCAGCATCAGCAGAAAGCGAAAGAGCAAATTTTATGCATTCGCCCAATGGCCGCACAGTCCAGCAGCCCCTCTCCGCCCTGTCACCCGACGCAACCAATTTCGACGTGCCGCATTTATAGGCTAAATCTCAAAAATTGCTTCTTTTTTATAAGGATAGCTCGGCCACAATCCGGGAGAAAATCTTCAACCGGGGGCCTGCATAGTTCTTGCATTGCTTCTGACGTTGTATTCATATGGCAAAAAAGGGGACATCGAAGTTGGCATTTGACGAAATGATGAATGCGGACAACACGCCGCGAAACCCATACGAAAACTACAACGAGTGGTACAGTCGACAGGACAGCGCGCACCTGATCCAGAAGTCAAAAGACGCGGAAAACATCTTTCGGAAAACCGGCATTACTTTTGCCGTTTATGGCCACGCTGACAGTTCCGAGAAACTGATACCATTCGACATCATCCCGCGCATCATCTCCGGACGGGAATGGCGAAAGCTGGCGCAGGGTATCGAACAGCGGGTGCTCGCCCTCAACGCCTTCCTCGATGACATCTATCACAAGCAGGAAATCATTCGCGCCGGACGTATTCCCCGCGAACTCATTGAAAAGAATGAGGCCTTCCTGCCGGAAATGATCGGCTTCACGCCACCCGGCGGCGTTTATACTCACATCGTTGGCACGGATATCGTTCGCACCGGTGAAGACCAGTTCTATGTTCTCGAGGACAACGCCCGCACACCATCCGGTGTCAGCTACATGCTGGAAAACCGCGAAACGATGATGCAGATGTTCCCGGAACTGTTCCATGAGAACCGCGTGCAACGGGTGGAGGATTACCCCTACCTGCTGCGGCAGTCGCTGGCATCGCTTGCCCCGCCCGGCTGCACCGGCAAGCCGCGCGTCGCCGTCTTGACGCCGGGCATTTATAATTCCGCCTATTACGAGCATTCGTTCCTTGCCGACATGATGGGCGTCGAACTGGTGGAAGGATCTGACCTGCGTGTCATGGACGGCAAGGTCAAGATGCGCACCACCCGGGGTTACGAGGCAATTGACGTCCTCTATCGCCGCGTCGATGACGACTTCCTCGATCCGCTGACCTTCCGTCCGGATTCCGCCCTTGGCGTACCCGGCATCATGGATGTCTATCGTGCTGGCAATATCACCATTGCCAACGCACCCGGAACCGGCATTTCCGACGATAAGGCGATCTACTCCTATATGCCGGAGATCGTCGAGTTCTATACCGGTCGCAAGCCGCTTCTGGAAAATGTGCCGACATGGCGCTGTTCCGAGCCGGACAGCCTGAAATACGTTCTCGACAACCTGGCCGACCTTGTCGTCAAGGAAGTCCACGGTTCGGGCGGTTACGGCATGCTGGTCGGCCCGACGGCCTCGAAGCGGGAACGAGCGCTTTTCGCAGAGAAGCTGAGGGCGCGCCCGGCCAATTACATTGCGCAGCCCACGCTGTCGCTTTCGACCGTGCCGATCATGGTGAAAAACGGCATCGCGCCGCGCCATGTCGATCTTCGCCCCTATGTCCTCGTTTCTGACAAGGTGAAGATCATTCCCGGCGGTTTGACCCGCGTCGCGCTCAAGAAGGGCTCGCTCGTGGTCAATTCCAGCCAGGGCGGCGGCACCAAGGATACGTGGGTACTGGAGGACTAAGCCATGCTGGGCAGGACGGCAAACGGGCTCTACTGGATGTTCCGGTACATCGAGCGTGCAGAAAACATCGCCCGACTGATCGACGCGGGCTTACGCATGTCGCTGACACGCAGTGGCACCGGCGATGAAGACTGGGATGGCGTACTGCAAAGTGCGGGCGTACGCGAAGCGTTTCTTGAAACCAACGAAAAGGTAACGGCAGTCGACGCGATCGACTACCTGCTGCGTGAGAGATCAAACCCCTCCAGCGTCATGTCCTGCATCGAGTCAGGCCGCAACAACGCCCGCATGGTGCGGACGGCACTGACGCGTGAAACGTGGGAGGCAACGAACGAGTTCTGGATCGAACTGAAAAACCTCCTCGGTCGACGTGTGAAAGCCGCCGAACTGCCGCAAATCATCGATGTCATCAAACATCGCGCCGGACTGGTGCGCGGCGCGTTCCACGGCTCGATGCTGCGCAACGATCTCTACAATTTCTCGCGCATCGGCACGTTCATCGAGCGTGCGGACAACACCGCGCGTATTCTTGATGTGAAGTATTATGTGTTGCTGCCAGGTATGTCGCATGTCGGATCATCGCTCGACAACGTACAGTGGGAATCGATCCTGCGCTCAGCCTCTGCCCACCGTTCCTACGGCTGGGTGTATGACGCAGAGTACAAGCCTGCCAATATTGCCGATTTCCTGATCCTCAACGCCCGCATGCCACGCTCTCTTGCCTATTGCTACGACAAGATCGCCAGCAATCTCAATTACATTGCAGAGGATTACGGCGAGCGGCACCAGGCTCACGAAACGGCCGAAAGCATCCGCAACACCTTGCACACGACGACGATCAATCGCGTCATGGATGAAGGCTTGCACGAGTTTCTGGAAAGATTCGTCATCCGCAATGGACAGTTGGGGCAGGAAATCACGGAAGGCTACCGCTTCTATCAGTAAGCGCGTGGACGGGGACAGGGTATGCGTCTGAAAATCACCCATACGACAGAATATGTCTATGACGAGCCAATGCCTTATGCCTTGCAAAGGTTGCGGTTGACACCGCAGACCGGCCCTTGCCAGAAGGTCGAGGATTGGGCTGTCGCAGTCGATGGCGCGACCGTCGAAGTGACCTATGACGACCATTTCGGCAACAGGGTCTCTCTGGTGGAAACCGAAGGTCCACAGCAGCAGGTCAAGGTAATTGCAAGCGGCGTTGTCGAGACCGAAGACAGGGCCGGTGTCTACGGTTACCACATCGGCAATGCACCGCTCTGGCTTTTTCTGCGCGAAACACCACGCACCAAGCCGGGAAAGCTCATTCGGGAGCTGGTCAAGGTGAGCAATGGCGAGAGCGAACTGGCGCGTCTGCACGACCTGATGGAAAACATCCATCGCAAGGTCGAATATGTTCCTGGCGCAACAGACCCGGAAACAACCGCTGAACTGGCGCTGGAAACCGGCAAGGGTGTGTGCCAAGACCACACCCACATTCTTGTATCTGCGGCGCGCCTGATCGGCCTGCCGGCCCGTTACGTTTCCGGTTATCTTATGATGGAGGACGTGGCAGAGCAGACTGCGACCCATGCCTGGGCTGAGGTGCACCTGGAAGGACTTGGCTGGGTCGGTTTCGACGCTGCCAACAACATCTGCCCCGACGACCGATATGTGCGCATCGCATCCGGCCTGTGCTATCGCGATTGCGCGCCTGTCTCCGGCATGCGGATCGGCCAGGCCGGCGAAACCCTGAACGTCTCGGTAACCGTCCAGCAATCGCAGAGCCAGAGCCAATCACAAAGCTGACGGTGATAAAACAGTGACGGGCAAGGACGACGAAACAATCGGCTTTTACAAGCAAAATGCCGATGCCTATACGTCGGCAATGCGCAACGCGAACATTCTGTATCTCGAGCCGTTTCTCCAAAAGCTGCCGCCTGGCGCAACGATCCTTGAACTTGGCTGCGGTAGCGGCCAGGACAGCGCTTTCATGCTTGAAAGAGGCTTTGACGTTCATCCGACAGATGGCACACCGGCAATAGTCGCGGCGGCACAGGCAAGACTGGGTGTTCCCGTCAGGCAACTGTTCTTTGATGAACTGGATGACGAGGAGCGATATGAGGGCATCTGGGCAAATGCCTGCCTGTTGCACGCGCCTCGCCCCTCCCTGTCAGGCATCGTAGGCCGTATTTACCGTGCCCTGAAGCGGCGGGGCGTTTTCCATGCAAGTTTCAAGGCAGGTGAAACGGACGGCCGCGACCGGTTTGGTCGGTATTTCAATTACCCCACGCAAGAATGGCTGACGGACGCCTACATGCGGCATGGCTGGCAGGAGCTGGCGATCGAAACACGGCAAGGCAGCGGCTATGACAGAGAGCCGACCGAATGGCTCCATATCACAGCCATCAAGGCATAATCTAATCAGCCTACTATCATGACAAGACACCACCCGGCTTGTGCCGATGCGCATGAGATCCTCCAGGAATAGCCGGCACCCGGCCGTCACGGATACGTCCTACTCGCGCATTCATCCAGTGTCGTATGACGAAAGAATAGAGCAGGCCTTTTACCCCGTGGAACGCCTGTCTGTGTTGCCGATAAAAGGCATCAGGACTGTTGAACAGGCCAAGATCCTGATTGATTCCAGTCTTCTGGATATAGGTGCTGCGCCCGGTCCATGTGACGGCGGGCGCGTCAAGACAATCCGTTCCCGCGCCATAACCACACAAGGATGAGCCCTGCTCCGCAAAATGCGTTTGCAGGCTTCTCAGAAACCGCGCGTCGAGAATAAAGCCTTCCAGCTCGATCCATCGATCTTCGAACCAGATCTCGACCCAACTGTGCAGAATGCTGTCAGGCGCGATGCCGTAGACGATTTCGGGCACGATACCCCGCTGCAATCCCTTGTGGATCGTGAAGCCGTGCAGACGGCATGGGATTTCCAAAGCGCGCAGCAGTGCCATCAGCAAGATGGCCTTGGTATTGCATTGCCCATAGCCGTCGGCAAGCACAGCCGTGGCAGGAACATCGTCTGCCCGATTGTAACCGAAGGCGACATCGTTTCTTACGAAGTCATAGGCCGCACCAATGCGCTCGAACGGCGACAACATGGCCCATCCTCTTGCGGCAAGAAGCGCCTGTATGCTGCGCGAGCGATAATTCAACAACGGCGTCTCCACCAGATAAGCCTTCACCTCTTTTCCTCCATGAACGCCGCCTCCATCAATTGCGACAATGGCTAGCATCTATAGCAACTAGAGGTTCAAGCCCCTTCTCAACAAAATGGTAGACGTCGTGATGAAAGGCAGTGAGACTGGCAGGAATGCAGGGAGAAAGACTATGAAGCCACTCGGCGGCATTATGGAGACAGCCATCTACGCCGATGATCTGGAGGCCGCCGAGCAGTTTTATGGTGAGGTTTTCGGACTTGAAATGGTCAGGAGACTTCCGGGGCAGTTCGTGTTTTTCCGTTGTGGGCAACAGATGTTGCTGATCTTCGACCCGGAGAAATCCCACAAGGCGGACGAGCGCAATCCCATCCCGCGTCACGGTACGGCAGGTCAGGGACATTTCTGTTTTCGGGTAAAAGACAGTACGGAGGTCGATGCATGGCGCGATCGTTTCATCGCTCTCGGCATTGCTGTCGAACATTACCATCGCTGGGGCAATGACAGCCGGTCGGTCTACATCCGCGACCCCGCAGGAAATTCGGTCGAGGTGGGCGAAGGACGACTTTGGGGCTTCGACGGAATGCCCCCCTCATAAAAAAGCCCCGCCTGTTTCCAGCCGGGACCCTGATCGTTCATACCACCAGATCAGATCTGACGGACGGCAATCTCTTCTTCCGCATCGACGGCAAGCGGGTTTTTCAGCGCCAGGCCAAAACCAGCGGCTTCGATTTCGAATACGTCGCCCGCCTCCGGCTTCACGCCATCTGCGAAGGAAAGCGTTGCAGTGCCGAACATGTGGACATGCACGTCGCCCGGTGCACGGAACAATCCATATTTGAAATGGTGATATTCGAGGTTTGCGAAGGTGTGGGACATGTTGTCTTCACCCGAAACGAACGGCTTTTCGAAAATCACCTTGTCGCCACGACGAATGCGCGACGTACCGCGAATGTCCGAGGGCGGTGCGCCAACGCGGATTTCCGGGCCAAAGCTTGCCGGACGCAGCTTGGAATGCGCCAGATAAAGGTAGTTGATCCGCTCGGTGACGTGGTCGGAGAACTCGTTCGAAACAGCAAAGCCGATGCGGACTGGTTCGCCCTTGTCAGAGATAACGTAGATGCCAGCCATCTCAGGCTCTTCGCCACCGTCAAGCGCGAAGGATGGAGAGGTGAGCGCCGCACCAGGAGCGGCAGCAACGTAGCCGTTGCCCTTATAGAACCATTCCGGCTGAACGCCCTTTTCACCGGCCTTCGGCTTGCCGTTCTCAAGGCCCATGCGGAACATTTTCATAGAATCCGTCAGGCTTTCCTCGGCGGCTTCCGTTGTCTTCTTGTGCATGCTGTCACGCGTTGCAGCGGAGCCGAGATGCGTCAGACCCGTACCCGTCAGATGAAGATGCGCCGGGTCCGGATGCGTGATCGGCGGCAGAAAACGGCCTTCTGCATAGACCTTCTCAAGGTCGACAGTCTCGCCCAGACCATGCGCGGAAATGACATCCGCAAGGCTCTTGCCACCGTTGGCGGCTTCCATGGCAAGCGCATAAACGGATTCTGCGTTGTTGACGGCACGCGCTTCGCCGCCCTCTTCGCGAACTGCCACGACGATCTTGCCGCTGGTGTCCTTGATCTGTGAAATTAGCACGGTCATTCCTTCCTAAGGCGCTTTACGCCTGTCTCTCAAACCTGCGGCGCAATGCGCCTGCATCTTATGAAAGTGGCCGGAACCCGGCCACTTTTTTGCTTGCTATATCGAGCTGGACAATCAGCCCTTGTTTTTGTTGTAGACGTCGAAGAACACAGCAGCGAGAAGCACGAGGCCCTTCACCATCTGCTGGAAATCGATGCCAAGACCGACGATCGACATGCCGTTGTTCATGACACCCATGATGAAGGCGCCGATAACCGCACCGGTGATCTTGCCGACGCCGCCGGATGCAGAAGCACCGCCGATGAAGCAGGCCGCGATCACGTCCAGTTCGAAGCCAACACCGGCTTTCGGTGTCGCCGAGTTGAGGCGAGTTGCGATGATCATGCCAGCCAGGCCGGCAAGAACGCCCATGTTGATGAAGGTCAGGAAGTTCAGCCGCTCGGTATTGATACCGGAAAGCTTCGTCGCCTTCTCGTTGCCACCCAGCGCATAGATGCGGCGACCAATGGTGGTACGGCGCGTCACGAAGCTATAGAGCACGATCAGAGCAATCATCACGATCAGAACGTTCGGCAGGCCACGATAGGTCGACAGCTGATAGCCGAGGAACAGGATCGCAGCGGAAATGACGAGGTTCTGGGCGATGAAGAAGCCGAACGGCTCGACATCGATGCCGTGCTGTACGTTCACGGCACGACGACGCCAGGCCAGATAGAACAGAATGATCGGTGCGAGTACGGTCAGGATCATGGAGGTCGTGTTAAGACCTTCGATACCGCCGATATCAGGCAGGAAGCCGGTGCTGATGACCTGGAAATCGGCCGGGAACGGACCAATGTTCTTGCCGCCCAGCACGAAAAGCGTCAGGCCTCGGAACACCAGCATGCCCGCCAGCGTCACGATGAACGACGGAATGCGGTGATAGGCAACCCAATAGCCCTGCGCAGCACCGATGATGCCGCCGATGACAAGACAAATGAGCGCCGCGAGGAACGGGTTCATGCCCCATTGCACCGTCAATATGGCGGCGATCGCGCCGACAAACGCAACAATCGACCCCACCGAAAGATCGATGTGTCCCGCGACGATGACGAGCAGCATGCCCAACGCCATGATGACGATGAACGAGTTCTGCAGAACGAGGTTCGTCAGGTTAACCGGGCGGAACAGAATGCCGCCGGTATAAAACTGGAAGAAAACCATGATGGCGACGAGCGCGATCAGCATGCCGTATTCGCGGATGTTGGCGCGAATGTAGGACGACACGGAGATGATGTTGCTTTCTTCTTTTGTTGTATTGGCCGAACTCATGAGTTCTTCTCCCCTGAGCGCATGATAGCGCGCATGATGCTTTCCTGGCTCGCCTCTCCCTTCGGCAGTTCGGCAACGATGCGGCCTTCGTTCATGACGTAGATGCGGTCGCAATTGCCGAGCAATTCTGGCATTTCCGATGAAATCATCAGAACGCCTTTGCCGTCGGCAGCGAGCTGGTTGATGATGGTGTAGATTTCATATTTGGCACCGACGTCGATACCGCGCGTCGGTTCATCGAGGATCAGAACCTCGGGATTGGAGAACAGCCACTTCGACAGCACGACCTTCTGCTGGTTGCCGCCCGAAAGATTGACCGTCTCCTGGAAGATGCCCGAAGACCGGATGCGCAGGCGCGTGCGAAAATCGCTCGCCACCTTCATCTCCCTGATGTCATCGATAACCCCCGCATTGGAGACACCGGCCAGGTTGGCGAGTGTCGTGTTGTGCAGGATGTTGTCGTTCAACACCAGACCGAGATGCTTGCGGTCTTCCGTGACATAAGCGAGACCCGCATCGATTGCCTTGCGAACCGTACTGACGTCGACGGCCTTTCCGTCCATCAGCACCTCGCCGGTGATCTTGTGGCCGTAGGACTTGCCGAACACGCTCATCGCGAATTCCGTACGCCCCGCACCCATCAGACCCGCGATGCCGACAACCTCGCCCTTGCGGACGGTGATGTTGATGTCGTGCAGCATCTGGCGATCGCGGTGGTGCTGGTGATAAGCGTTCCAGTTCTTCACTTCGAGAATGGTTTCGCCAATCGGCACATCGCGTGGTGGATAACGATCTTCCAGATCGCGGCCCACCATGTTGCGGATGATGACGTCTTCGCTGATTTCTTCCTTATGACAGTCGAGCGTCTTCACGGTCATTCCGTCGCGCAGCACGGTGATCTGGTCGGCCACCTTGCGCACTTCGTTCAGCTTGTGGGTGATGATGATCGACGTCATGCCCTGCTTGCGGAACTCCATAAGCAGGTTCAGCAACGCTTCGGAATCGGTTTCGTTGAGCGACGCCGTCGGCTCATCGAGAATGAGCAGCTTCACGCTCTTCGACAACGCCTTGGCGATTTCGACGAGCTGCTGCTTGCCGACGCCAATGTCGGTGATGAGGGTTTCAGGCGATTCCTTCAACCCGACCTTCTTCAGAAGCTCGCGGGTGCGGTTGAACGTCGTCTGCCAGTTGATGACGCCGCTCGACGCAACTTCATTGCCGAGAAAGATGTTCTCAGCAATCGACAGCAGCGGCACGAGCGCCAGTTCCTGGTGAATGATGATGATGCCGATATCTTCGCTATCGTTGATCGCGCGAAAATTACGGACGGCGCCGTCGTAGTGAATTTCACCTTCATAGGTGCCCGCGGGATAAACACCGGAAAGGACCTTCATCAAAGTCGACTTTCCAGCGCCGTTCTCACCGACGAGTGCGTGGATCTCACCTTCCTTCACTTGGAGGTTGACGTTCTCAAGCGCCTTCACGCCTGGAAACGTCTTGGTGATGTTCCGCATTTCGAGAATGGTATTGGCCATATCGCAATCCAGCGCCCGATTAATTCCGGGGTTTTTATTTTTATGGAGAGCGGGGAAAGCTGCAAGCCTTCCCCGCGATTGTCAGATTATTTCAGCTGGTCTTCGGTGTAGTAACCACCGTCAACGAGCACCTGCTTGTAGTTGTCCTTGGTCACGGCAACCGGCTTCAGCAGGTAGGACGGAACAACCTTGACGCCGTTTTCATAGGTCTTGGTGTCGTTGACTTCAGGCTCTTTGCCTTCCATCAGCGCGTTGACCATGTTCACGGTAACCTTCGCCAGTTCGCGAGTATCCTTGAAGATGGTGGAGTACTGTTCGCCAGCGATGATCGACTTGACGGACGGAACTTCAGCATCCTGACCGGAAACGACCGGCAGCGGCTGGTCCTTCGAGCCATAACCTACGCCCTTGAGCGAGGAGATGATACCGATGGACAGACCGTCGTAAGGCGACAGAACAGCGTCGACCTTGGCGTCGGTGTAGTAAGCCGAAAGCAGGTTATCCATACGTGCCTGGGCCGTTGCCGGGTCCCAACGCAGCGTACCAACCTTGTCCATGCCCGTCTGGCCGGACTTTACGACCAGCTTGCCGCTGTCG
Coding sequences within it:
- a CDS encoding sugar ABC transporter ATP-binding protein — translated: MANTILEMRNITKTFPGVKALENVNLQVKEGEIHALVGENGAGKSTLMKVLSGVYPAGTYEGEIHYDGAVRNFRAINDSEDIGIIIIHQELALVPLLSIAENIFLGNEVASSGVINWQTTFNRTRELLKKVGLKESPETLITDIGVGKQQLVEIAKALSKSVKLLILDEPTASLNETDSEALLNLLMEFRKQGMTSIIITHKLNEVRKVADQITVLRDGMTVKTLDCHKEEISEDVIIRNMVGRDLEDRYPPRDVPIGETILEVKNWNAYHQHHRDRQMLHDINITVRKGEVVGIAGLMGAGRTEFAMSVFGKSYGHKITGEVLMDGKAVDVSTVRKAIDAGLAYVTEDRKHLGLVLNDNILHNTTLANLAGVSNAGVIDDIREMKVASDFRTRLRIRSSGIFQETVNLSGGNQQKVVLSKWLFSNPEVLILDEPTRGIDVGAKYEIYTIINQLAADGKGVLMISSEMPELLGNCDRIYVMNEGRIVAELPKGEASQESIMRAIMRSGEKNS
- a CDS encoding sugar ABC transporter permease, producing the protein MSSANTTKEESNIISVSSYIRANIREYGMLIALVAIMVFFQFYTGGILFRPVNLTNLVLQNSFIVIMALGMLLVIVAGHIDLSVGSIVAFVGAIAAILTVQWGMNPFLAALICLVIGGIIGAAQGYWVAYHRIPSFIVTLAGMLVFRGLTLFVLGGKNIGPFPADFQVISTGFLPDIGGIEGLNTTSMILTVLAPIILFYLAWRRRAVNVQHGIDVEPFGFFIAQNLVISAAILFLGYQLSTYRGLPNVLIVMIALIVLYSFVTRRTTIGRRIYALGGNEKATKLSGINTERLNFLTFINMGVLAGLAGMIIATRLNSATPKAGVGFELDVIAACFIGGASASGGVGKITGAVIGAFIMGVMNNGMSIVGLGIDFQQMVKGLVLLAAVFFDVYNKNKG